A segment of the Brevundimonas sp. M20 genome:
CCGCCGCCTAAGCGAGGCCGCTGCACGACTTTTGAAGGGGCCGGTGGAAACACCGGCCCTTTTGCTTTGCGCGAAATACAGCGCATCCTTGCGCCCATGACGCGCGACGAGATGTTCGCCTATGCCCTGAGCCGCCCCGGGGCGGAGGATTCGACCCTGCACGGCGGGCGCTGCATCCGCATGCGCGGCCACTGGATCGTCAATGACAACGCCGACCCGACCGCGCTGGCCCTCGCTCTGGATCGGGAGACGGTGGCGTTTCTGATGGCGACCGAGCCCCGGACCTATTTCCAGACCCCGCATTTCGAGGGCTGGCCCGCCGTTCTGGTCCACTACGACGTCGCCGACGACGACAGGCTGCGCGAGCAGATCGACAAGGCCTGGGCCCGGCGGGCGACGAAGGCCCAGCGAAAGGCGCACGGCTTCGTGTCCTGACGGTTGCGTGAACCGCCCCTCCCCGCCAGTCTGCCCACCTGTTCGCCGGGGATCTGTTCCATGTCCAAATCCGTCCGCCGCGTCGCCCTGCTGGGCGTCTCGCTTCTGGCCCTGACGGCCGCGCCCGCCGTCGCGCAGGACACCCCGGTCGCCGAGCCGAAGCCCACCCGCGAATCGACCGGGTTCACCCTCGCCACCGACCAGCCGCGCACCCCGGAACAGGAGGCCGTCCGCTTCGACAAGGCTGACCTGTCGCTCAGGATCATCCCGGATGAACAGTCCATCGAGGGGGTCGCCGTCCTGGACTTCACCGCCACCGCCCCGCTCAGCATCCTGCCGGTCGAACTGGACACCCTGCTGACCATCTCCTCGGTTCAGGTGGACGGACGCGAGGTCGAACAGGGCGAAGGCGGTTGGCGCAACCCGGAGGGCCGTCTCTGGATCGATCTGGGCCGCGGCCTCGCCGCCGGCGACAAGGTCCAGATCCGCATCGCCTACGCCGGGGCTCCGCGCGTCGCGCCGCGCGCGCCGTGGGACGGCGGCTTCGTCTGGTCCACCACCACCGACGGCCAGCCGTGGATCGCCACCGCCGTTCAGGGCGAGGGCTGCGACATCTTCTGGCCCTGTATCGACAGCCCGCTGGCCGAGCCGGGCCGCGTGGACCTGCACATCACCATTCCGTCCGACCTCGCCGCCCCGTCCAACGGGCGCTTCCTCGGCAAGGTCGACCACGGCGACGGCTGGACCACCTGGAACTGGTCGGCGGCCAATCCGAACACCTACGCCATCGCCCTGAACATCGGGCCGTACGAGGAGATCACCGAGGCCTATCGCAGCCGCTTCGGCAACACGATCCCGATGTCCTACTGGTACCTGCGCGGCGATGACCCGGCCAATGTCCGCGCCCTGTTCGCCGAGTTCCGGCCCATGATGGACTTCTACGAATCCACCGTCGGTCCCTTCCCTTTCGGCGACGAGAAGATGGGCGTGGTCGAGACCCCGCATCTGGGCATGGAGCACCAGACGATCAACGCCTACGGCAACGAGTATCGTCTGGACGGCAAGGGCTACGACTGGCTGCTGCACCACGAGCTGGCGCACGAGTGGTTCGGCAACCAGATGACTAACGCCAACGCCGACGACATGTGGCTGCACGAGGGGCTGGGCAGCTATATGCAGCCCCTCTACCTGCGCTGGCTACGCGGCGAGCAGTATTTCCAGGCCGAACTGCTGGCCCAGCGCAACGGCCTGATCAACCGCTTCCCGGTGGTGTCCGGCACGCCCAGGTCCGAGGATGAGGTCTACAAGGGCGACGTCGGACCGGGCAACGACATCTACAACAAGGGGTCGTTGATCGCGCACTCCCTGCGCCTGCTGATCGGCGACGAGGCCTTCTTCCGCTCGGTCACCCGGCTGGTCTATGGCCGCCCTGATCCGCGCCCGGGCAACTTCACCACCCGCTACGCCACGACGCGCGAGTTTCTGGCCATCGTCAACGAGGAGACCGGTCGCGATTACGGCTGGTTCTTCCAGGGCTATCTCTACAACGCCGCCCTGCCCGACCTGCGCCAGACACGCGAGGGCGACCGGCTGCGGCTGGAATGGGTCACCGGTGACGGCCAGACCTTCCCCATGCCGGTGGAGGTCGAGGTCGACGGGCAGGTGGTCAATGTGCCGATGACCCGCGGCCGGGGCGAGATCACCGCCCCCGCGACCGCCCACATTCTGATCGACCCACGGAACAAGGTGCTGCGCGAACAGGACTTCATCACGGAGTGGCGCGCGCAGATGACGCGCTAGACCCCTCTCCCTCCGGGAAGGGTTTCCAGTCCGCCGCAACCGCCGTCACCGACTGCCGCACGAAGCTGCAGGTCCCCTGCGTGGTCAGGAAGGCGATGTCGGCGGCATCGCGGCCGCAGGCGATCCGCACCAGACCCTCGACCGGGGCCAGCCCGGTCGGATCGACCAGCCACCAGCCGTCCGACAACCAGACCTCGAAGATGGCGTGGAAGTCGGGCGGCGTCAGCTGATGCGCATAGGCGCTGACCGCCCGCGCCGGAATGCCCGACGCCCGGCACAGGGTGATGCCCATATGGGTGAAGTCGCGGCACACGCCCGCCCGATCAATGAAGGTCCGCGCCGCCGTCGTCTCGCTGTCCGACGCACCCGGCTCATAGTCGATATTGGCCTTGATCCACTCCAGAATCGCCAACACCCGCTCGCCCCCGACCGTGCCGCCGAAGGTCCGCTCCACGAACCGCCCGAACTGGTCCGACGGGCAATAGCGGCTGGGCCACAGATAGGTCAGCACCTCGGGCGGCAGGTCATTCCAGTCGTGCTGCACGGTCACCGGCGGCAGACCCTTCAGAACGCCGTTGTCGACCACCGCCTCATAGGTCAGCGCCACCTCGCCTGACAGATGCGCCCGCAGCGTCCGCGCCCCGAACTCGTCATCCTCGTTCTCGATGAAGTCGACGTGCGGCGTCGTCTCCAGCCGCTCCTCAAGGATATTCTGGCCGGGCCAGTGCGCGACCTGAATCTTGTAGATGGCGTCCGTCGGAGGATCGAAGCGATAGACGAGTTCGGCGCGGACGCGGATTTTCATGAGGGCTCGAATGCGGCGGCTGTGGCTTGCCGTCAACGTGGGGATTCGAGCGGTGTTCCGTCTGGCCGTCGATCGCGGCTGCGACAGCCGGCCCCGCCCCGTTAAAGCCGGGTCAGTGAAGCCTGGTCTGGCGCGCCTCGATAAGGTCGGCGTTTCTCTCACACTCTTCGGCATATTCGGTGAGCTGACGAACCGTCATCGGATCGGTGGTGGCTTTCAGCAGCAACCGCGCTCTGGCGGCCTGGGCGCGGAGTCTTTCTACATGTTCGGACATGCCCTCGGAAAAGCACATCGCAACAGCTTGTTCCGGCACTCCCAGCACGTCCGGGAGGAACTGGAGGTCGCGGCGTGCGCCCCCGGCATCATGCCGGAACACGAGACCGGGGCCCGTCGTTAGGCCGCCATGAAACGCACGCTTCGCTTCTCCATCATCGCCTTGTCCGCACTCGCCCTGACGGCCTGCGCCACACTGCAACGCGGGCCTGTCGGCAATGCCGAGGTTCCGCAGCCGGGCAAACCCGTCGATCTGAACCGGTATGCCGGACTGTGGTATGAGATCGGCCGCTACGAGAACGGGTTTGAACGCGGATGTGAGGGCGTCATCGCTGAATACACCCTTCGACCGGACGGCCTTGTCGGCGTCCGCAACAGCTGCCGACAGGATGGCGTGAACGGCGAACAGAAGGTCTCGGAGGGCAGGGCCCGCGTTGTCGAGGGCAGCCAGAACGCCAAGCTGAAGGTCTCCTTCTTCGGCCCCTTCTACGTCGGTGATTACTGGGTGCTGGACCGCGCCGACGACTATTCCTGGTCGATCGTGGGCGAACCCTCCGGCCGCTACCTGTGGCTCCTCAGCCGGACGCCCCGCCCCTCTGAAGCGCAGCGTGCTGTGATTAACAGGCGCGCGCAGGAACTCGGCTACGACATGTCGCTGGTTCGCCCGACCTTGCACTGACGGCTGCCGGAACGCCCTACGGCTCCAGCTCGATGTCCCAGTACAGATAGTCCAGCCAGCTCTGGTGGAGGTAGTGCGGCGGGAAGCGACGGCCATGCTCCTGAAGCTGCCAGGCGCTGGGGCGGTGCGGGGCGCGGCGGATCGCCATCTGGGCCTGCTGGGGCGTGCGGCCGCCCTTGCGCAGGTTGCAGGGACCGCAGGCGGCGACGATGTTCTCCCACGTCGTGCGCCCGCCGCGACAACGCGGGATGACGTGGTCAAAGGTCAGTTCGGTGGAGTCCCCGCAGTACTGGCAGACAAAGCCGTCGCGCAGGAAGACGTTGAAGCGGGTGAAGGCGGGCTGCCGGTCCTGATCCACATAGCTCTTCAGCGCGATCACGCTGGGCAGCTGGATTTCCATGGACGGGCTGCGCACGACCTTGTCGTACACCGACACGATGTCGACGCGGTCCTGATACACCGCCTTGACCACCTCCTCCCACGGCCAGATCGACAGCGGGTAGTAGGAAAGCGGCCGGAAGTCGGCGTTCAATACCAGAGCGGGCCAGCCCGAAGGGGGACGACTGAGGACCTGCATCAGGTCCGCTCCGGGATACGGAGGGTTATCAAGGCGACAGGACTGAAGACACGTCTCCTTCCCTAGTCAGGCAAGCAAACCGTATCCCTGATTCGTGGGCTTGGCGATGACCGGACGACGACGCTTTCGCGACGCCCTCCGAGCGGCGATCAGCGCGTGACCGTCCCCGGAAACGCCGGCAGACTCCAGCCCCAAACCAGCGCCCCGGCGCGCAGGGCGAAGCCCAGTGAGGCGCCGACGAAGGCCGCCGGCCACAGGTCCAGACCCAGCA
Coding sequences within it:
- a CDS encoding HNH endonuclease — encoded protein: MQVLSRPPSGWPALVLNADFRPLSYYPLSIWPWEEVVKAVYQDRVDIVSVYDKVVRSPSMEIQLPSVIALKSYVDQDRQPAFTRFNVFLRDGFVCQYCGDSTELTFDHVIPRCRGGRTTWENIVAACGPCNLRKGGRTPQQAQMAIRRAPHRPSAWQLQEHGRRFPPHYLHQSWLDYLYWDIELEP
- a CDS encoding transglutaminase family protein, whose amino-acid sequence is MKIRVRAELVYRFDPPTDAIYKIQVAHWPGQNILEERLETTPHVDFIENEDDEFGARTLRAHLSGEVALTYEAVVDNGVLKGLPPVTVQHDWNDLPPEVLTYLWPSRYCPSDQFGRFVERTFGGTVGGERVLAILEWIKANIDYEPGASDSETTAARTFIDRAGVCRDFTHMGITLCRASGIPARAVSAYAHQLTPPDFHAIFEVWLSDGWWLVDPTGLAPVEGLVRIACGRDAADIAFLTTQGTCSFVRQSVTAVAADWKPFPEGEGSSASSARATP
- a CDS encoding lipocalin family protein → MKRTLRFSIIALSALALTACATLQRGPVGNAEVPQPGKPVDLNRYAGLWYEIGRYENGFERGCEGVIAEYTLRPDGLVGVRNSCRQDGVNGEQKVSEGRARVVEGSQNAKLKVSFFGPFYVGDYWVLDRADDYSWSIVGEPSGRYLWLLSRTPRPSEAQRAVINRRAQELGYDMSLVRPTLH
- a CDS encoding M1 family metallopeptidase, translating into MSKSVRRVALLGVSLLALTAAPAVAQDTPVAEPKPTRESTGFTLATDQPRTPEQEAVRFDKADLSLRIIPDEQSIEGVAVLDFTATAPLSILPVELDTLLTISSVQVDGREVEQGEGGWRNPEGRLWIDLGRGLAAGDKVQIRIAYAGAPRVAPRAPWDGGFVWSTTTDGQPWIATAVQGEGCDIFWPCIDSPLAEPGRVDLHITIPSDLAAPSNGRFLGKVDHGDGWTTWNWSAANPNTYAIALNIGPYEEITEAYRSRFGNTIPMSYWYLRGDDPANVRALFAEFRPMMDFYESTVGPFPFGDEKMGVVETPHLGMEHQTINAYGNEYRLDGKGYDWLLHHELAHEWFGNQMTNANADDMWLHEGLGSYMQPLYLRWLRGEQYFQAELLAQRNGLINRFPVVSGTPRSEDEVYKGDVGPGNDIYNKGSLIAHSLRLLIGDEAFFRSVTRLVYGRPDPRPGNFTTRYATTREFLAIVNEETGRDYGWFFQGYLYNAALPDLRQTREGDRLRLEWVTGDGQTFPMPVEVEVDGQVVNVPMTRGRGEITAPATAHILIDPRNKVLREQDFITEWRAQMTR
- a CDS encoding MmcQ/YjbR family DNA-binding protein, with amino-acid sequence MTRDEMFAYALSRPGAEDSTLHGGRCIRMRGHWIVNDNADPTALALALDRETVAFLMATEPRTYFQTPHFEGWPAVLVHYDVADDDRLREQIDKAWARRATKAQRKAHGFVS